The genomic interval CCGGTCGAGCTGATCGCCGGCGTGCCGGGGGAGTACCCCGAGGGTCTGGTTGGCCAGCACCTCGACCAGGGTGGCGTTGCCGTTCTGGCCCGGCGGCAGGATGTCGGCGCACTGGCCCAGGCAGTGGTCGCCGGCCGCGAAGGCGGTGGTGGCCGGCGCGGCCGGCGGTGCGGTCTCCGGGCCGGTGGGTCCGGAGGGTGCCGCGGCCGGTGCCGGGGCGGCGGTCAACGCGAGCACGGCGGCGCTGAGCACCGCGATCCCGGCGGCGGCGCGGCGGCGGGGACGGTGGGCCATCGGGGATCCTTCCGACGGTACGAGCGAATGTGAGCAACATTCGGCTACCGGATGGTAACGAGTTCGCGGGCCCGATAGATAGTCCTGGATCGGCCCGCCCGAGCCGACGGATAATCCGTCGCGGGTGGCTGGCCGGCCGGCCAGAATCGTCGCGTGATCGCGCCTACCTCGTGCACCTCCGCTCTCGCCGCCGCGCCCGAACCGGCCACCCGACGACAGCGGAAGTGCCACCGGTCGGCGTCGAGCGCCCCGGCACCGTGATGGCCGACGCGCTCCTCGCCGGCCTGCTCGCCGGATACGGCGTCGCCATCCCGGTCGGCGCGATCGCCATCCTCGTGATCGGACTGACCGCGCGTACCTCGATCCGGGTCGGCGCCGCCGCCGCGCTCGGGGTCGCCACCGCCGACGGGCTCTACGCCGTCGTCGCCGTGCTCGGCGGCGCCGCGCTGGCCGGCCTGATCGAGCCGATCGCCGAACCGCTGCGCTGGGTCGCGGTCGGGGTACTCCTGCTGCTGGCCGGTACCGGAGCCTGGGGCGCCCTGCGGCACCGGGCCGACCCGGGCCGGGCCGCCAGAACCGACCGCAGCCTCGGTACCCCGCTGCGGGCGTACGGCGGGCTGCTGGCGCTGACCCTGCTGAACCCGATGACGATCCTCTACTTCACCGCCCTGGTGCTCGGCCGGCGGGCCGGTACCGACTGGTCGGCCGGGGCGGAGGCGATCTTCGTGCTCGCCGCGTTCGCCGCCTCGGCGAGCTGGCAGCTGCTGGTCGCCTCCGGCGGGTCGCTGGTCGGCCGGGCGCTCTCCGGCCCCCGGGGGCGGCTCGGCACCGCCCTGGTCTCCAGCGCACTGATCGCCGCGCTCGCCATCCAAGTGCTGCTGCGCTGACCCGGACGCGGTGGCGGGCGCCGACCCGCCGAGCGGGTACCGGACCCGGCGGCCGGGTGGTGGTGGCCGACGTCGTACCGTTCGGTGGTGAACAGCCGACCCGCTGCCGGCGGCGGCCGGTGGGTGGACGTGGCCCCGGCCCGGCTCGCCCGCTGGCTCGACGGCTTCGCCGAGCGGCACGGCGGGCCCCCCGAGGTCGCCGCCGGGCCGGACGGGCCCCGGTTGACCGCCCCGGACGGCACCCTCGCGGTGCTGCACCCGCCGCCGGGCGTGCCCGGCACGGACGACCTGCCCGCCTTCCTGGCCGCCGTCGCCGCGCCCCGGCGGCTGGGGCTGCTGCTGGCCCGCAAGGGAGCGGTGGCGGTCGGCGTCGCCGACGGCGACCGCCTCGTCGTCTCCAAGGTGGACAGCCGGTACGTGCAGGGCCGCACCGCCGCCGGTGGCTGGTCACAGCAGCGGTTCGCCCGGCGCCGCGACAACCAGGCGAAGGCCGCCGCCGCCGACGGGGCGGACCTGGCGGTCCGGCTGCTGCTGCCCGAGGCCGGCCGGCTCGTCGCGGTGGTGACCGGCGGTGACCGGCGGGCGGTGGAGACCATCCTGGCGGACCGGCGGCTCGCCCCGGTGGCGGCGCTGCGGGCCGAGCGCCTGCTCGACGTGCCCGAGCCCCGGCACACCGTACTCGTCGACGCGATCTCCGCCGCCCGAGCGGTACGCGTGCTGCTCCGCGACCCGTAGCCGGGCGGGCAGGTCGGCGTGCTGCTTCGCGACCCGTAACCGGGCGGGCCGGGCAGCGTGCCGCTCCGCGACCCGGCGCCGGGGCTAGTCGGTCAGCGGGTGGTGCCGAAGGTGTCGCAGGAGGTCGGGTCGCCGCTGGAGTAGCCGGTGCCGAACCACTTCTGCCGGTCGGCCGAGCTGCCGTGGGTGAACTGCGACTCGTCGATCCGGCCGCCGGACTTCCGCTGGATCGCGTCGTCGCCGATCGCCGCCGCCGTGTCCAGCCCCTCCTGGATGTCCCGCTCGGTGAGACTGGTGAAGATCTTCACCCCTCGCTCGTCGGCGGTGCCGGTGGCGTTGCGGGCCCACGCCCCGGCGTAGCAGTCCGCCTGGAGTTCCAGCAGCACCGAGAGGCGGTTCGCCT from Plantactinospora sp. BC1 carries:
- a CDS encoding LysE family transporter, translating into MADALLAGLLAGYGVAIPVGAIAILVIGLTARTSIRVGAAAALGVATADGLYAVVAVLGGAALAGLIEPIAEPLRWVAVGVLLLLAGTGAWGALRHRADPGRAARTDRSLGTPLRAYGGLLALTLLNPMTILYFTALVLGRRAGTDWSAGAEAIFVLAAFAASASWQLLVASGGSLVGRALSGPRGRLGTALVSSALIAALAIQVLLR
- a CDS encoding acVLRF1 family peptidyl-tRNA hydrolase, which gives rise to MNSRPAAGGGRWVDVAPARLARWLDGFAERHGGPPEVAAGPDGPRLTAPDGTLAVLHPPPGVPGTDDLPAFLAAVAAPRRLGLLLARKGAVAVGVADGDRLVVSKVDSRYVQGRTAAGGWSQQRFARRRDNQAKAAAADGADLAVRLLLPEAGRLVAVVTGGDRRAVETILADRRLAPVAALRAERLLDVPEPRHTVLVDAISAARAVRVLLRDP